CGAGCACCCCGGCAGCAGCGAAGGCACGGCCGGCGCGGCCGACTTCATCTCGGACGTGCTGACCGCGCTGACGTCCAACGCCGCGGTCTGGAGCAAGACGGCGCTGTTCGTCACCTTCGACGAGAACGACGGCTTCTTCGACCACCTGGCAATGCCGGCGGTGCCCTCGTACGACGCCAGCGGCCAGTTGATGGGCAAGTCCACCGTGCCGCTGGACGGCGAGTATTTCGACGCCTCCGTGGGCAGCTACCTGAACGCCGCCGACACCACCAGCGGCAAGACGCGCCCCTGGGGCCTGAGCTCGCGCGTGCCGATGTACGTGATCTCGCCGTGGAGCAAGGGCGGCTGGGTCAACTCGCAGGTGTTCGACCACACCTCGATGGGCCGCTTCCTGGAGAAGCGCTTCGGCGTCACGATCGATGCCATCAGCCCATGGCATCGCGCGGTCTGCGGCGACCTCACCTCCTGCTTCGACTTCGTGAGCCCGAATGATCCGGTCGTTCCCAAGCTGCCCGACACGAGCAACTATCCCGACATCAACAAGACGCAGAAGGCCCTGAACAACACGGGCGTCATCACCAAGGCGCCGGTCACGCCGCAGCCGCTGTTCCAGGAGACGGGCACGCGTTTCTCGCGCGCGCTGCCCTACGAACTGCACACCAGCGCGCGCATCGAGCCGCGCGGCCTCGTGTCGCTGATCTTCAGCAACACCGGCGACCAGGGCGCGGTGTTCCACGTCTACGACAAGCTCCACCTGGACCGCATCCCACGCCGCTACACCGTCGAAGCCGGCAAGCAACTCACCGACTACTGGAACGCCGGCGCCACCGACAGCGGCAAGTACGAGCTGTGGGTGTACAGCAGCAACGGTTATGTGCGCACCTTCAAGGGCGACGCACTGGCCACCGACGCCGCGGCCTTCAAGCCCGAGGTGCAGGTCTGCTACGACCCGGCCGCGGGCCAGGTCTACGTGAAGGTGCACAACACCGGCAAGGGCAACGGCACGGTGTCGGTCAAGGCCAACGCCTACCGCGGCGACGGCCCCTGGTCGCTCGACGTGGCCGCGGGCGCCACCGGCATGCTGCACTGGAGCCTGGAGGACAGCGGCCACTGGTACGACTTCACCGTGACCGCCGACAACTTCGAGCGCCGCTTCTCGGGCCGTGTGGAAACCGGCAAGCCGAGCGTGAGCGATCCGGCCATGGCGCTGCATCTCGCGGCTTGAGTCGCAACCCCCAACGACAACAACGAGGAGAACCATGAAACACAAGCGCGCAACGCGCGGCGCAGCCCTGGTCGGGCTGGCCGTCGCGCTCGGCTCCGGCGTCGGCCTGGGCCACGCCCAGACCATCACCTGGGACCCTGCCAAGTCGAACCTGGGCATCGGTACCGGCACAGGCATCACGGGCGTCACCGGCACCAACAACCAGGCCATGGGCACCAACACCGGCAACAACGTCAGCACCAAGTACAACCTGGCCATCGGCGACGGCGCGGGCACCAACGTGAGCGGCGACAACGCCAACCAGGCCATCGGCTTCCAGGCGGGCACCGACGTCAAGGGCGGCTGGAACCAGTCCTTCGGCCGCAGTGCCGGCGACAACGTCACGGGCAACCACAACAACGCGACGGGCTTCCACGCTGGCAGCGGCGTGACCGGCTCCGACAACAACTCGACCGGCACCAACGCCGGCATGACCGTCGCCGGCAGCAACAACAACGCCATGGGCAATGGCGCCGGCAACAACGTCACGGGCAGCGAGAACACCGCCATCGGCACCAACGCCGGCAAGAACGTGACCGGCAGCAACGACATCTCGATGGGCAACGGCGCGGGCAACAACGTCAGCACCAACTGGAACCTGGCCATCGGTGAAGGCGCGGGCACCAACGTGTCGGGCAAGAACGCCAACCAGGCCATCGGCTACTACGCGGGCACCAACGTGGTCGGTGGTTGGAACCAGACCATGGGCCGCAGCGCGGGCGAGAACGTCACCGGCGACTACAACAACTCGAACGGCTACGCCGCGGGCCAGTTCGTCACCGGCAACCGCAACGACGCCACAGGCTCCAACGCCGGGCAGCACGTCACCGGTTCCGACAACGAGGCCTACGGCACCAGTGCCGGCGGCAACGTCACCGGCAACAACAACCAGGCCTACGGCAACAGCGCGGGCCGCGACGTGAACGGCAGCAACAACATCTCGAGCGGTGCGGGCGCAGGCGCGGGCGTCACGGGTTCGGGCAACCAGGCCTCGGGCCAGATGGCCGGCGCACAGGTCTCGGGCAACAACAACCTCTCGATGGGCCAGGGTGCGGGCGGCGGCGTGCAGGGCAACCGCAACCAGGCCTTCGGCGCGACGGCCGGCCAGGGCGTGACGGGCAGCGACAACACGGCACAGGGCAACGGTGCCGGCGCGCACGTGAACGGCAACGCCAACATCGCGATCGGCAACGACGCGGGCGTGTACGTCAACGCGAACCAGACGCTGTCGATCGGCGCCTCGGCCCGCGCCAACGCCGACAACGCGATGGCCATCGGCAGCGGCGCGCAGGCGCAGGCCGATGCGGGCATTGCGCTGGGTGCCAACGCGGTGGTGCAGCACGCCAACAGCGTGGCGCTGGGCGCGGGCAGCGTGACCACGCGCGGCGCGCAGTCGAACTACGTGGCCACCGGCATGGCCGGGCTGCAGTCGTCGGCCGGCGAAGTGGCGCTGGGCAACCGCCAGATCACCGGCGTGGCGCCCGGCAGCGCGCCGACCGACGCGACCAACGTGGGCCAGGTGCAGGGCATGGTGCAGAACGGCGTGGCCTCGGCCAATGCATACACCGACACCGTCGCCGCGCAGGGCCTGCCGTTCGGCAAGGCCTACACGGACCTCACGGCCGCGCGGCTGCAGAACGAGATCAGCGACAACGCGCGGCGCGCATATGCGGGCATCGCGGGCGTCGCGGCGATGGAGTCCGCACCGGTCGTGCCCGGCAAGATCAGCTACGCCGTGGGCATGGGCAACTTCCGCAGCGAGAACGCGGTGGGCGGCTCGCTGCGCCGCACCTCGGAAGACGGCCGCTACAGCGTCACGCTCGGCGCGGGCGTGACCAGCTCGGGCGTGGTGAGCCGGGTGGCATTCACGGGCGTGTTCGACTGAGGCTGTGATGCGAGAGAAGGCGCTCTCGCCGCGGCGCCTTCTCACGCAGGTCTAAGCAAGCTCTCACGGGCCTGTAAGTGGGGCGGCCTAGAGTGAAAAAACCAATCACTCCAGGAGACACCCATGAGAGTTCGTATGGCAACCCTTTGCATCGCCGCCGTGCCGCTGCTGGTGCTGGCCCCGCTCGCGCAAGCGGGCGGGCGCGGCGACCCTGACTATCCGCAGATGTCGCACTCGACCCAGTCGCGCGACGCGGTGGCCGCGGACGCCGTGCGCGCCAACAACGGCATGCATGCCACCGAGATCGCCGAGTCGCAGGTGCAGCCGTCGGTGGCGGGCGCCGACCGTGCGCAGGTTCAGGCCGAGGCGGTGCGCGCCAACAACGCGATGCATCCGACCGAGATCCTCGAATCGCAGGTGCAGCCGCCGGTGGCATCGGCGAACCTGTCGGCATCGACCACCCATGCGAGCGTGGGCGCGAACCTGAACGGCCAGTGAGCCGCACGGCTCACTCGCACCCTCACTCGCGGGTGAGCACGAAGCGCTTGCGGATGCCGCTCTCGGCCGAGGGCGCCACCCACAGGTCGAACTCGCCCGGCTCGACCACGGGCTTCATGTCGCGGCCGATGAATGCCATGTCGGCCGTGGTGAGCGTGAACTCGACCACCTTCGATGCGCCCGGCTCGATGCGCACCTTCTGGAAGCCCTTGAGCTCGCGCACCGGCCGCGTCACGCTCGCGGCGCGCTCCGACAGGTAGAGCTGCACCACTTCCTCGGCGTCGCGCATGCCGGTGTTGGTGACGGTGGCGCGCACGCGCAGCGTGTCGGCCATCGTCATGCGCTCCTGGCTCAGCTCGACGTTGTCGTAGCGCACGGGCGCATAGCCGATGCCGAAGCCGAAGGGGTAGAGCGCCTCGTTCGTCGCATCGACATAGCGCGTCTTGAACGACGTGCCCGGCGCGCCTTCGGGCGAGGGCCGGCCGGTGCGCTTGTGGGCGTAGTAGTAGGGCACCTGGCCTGCCGTCTGCGGAAAGCTCACCGGCAGGCGGCCCGAGGGGTTGAAGTCGCCGAACACCACGTCGGCGATGGCGTGGCCCGTCTGTACGCCGAGGAACCAGGTCACGAGGATCGCGCGCGCATTGCGCACCGCGCCCTTGAGCGCCATCGCGCGGCCGTTGCTCAGGAGCACGACCACCGGCTTGCCGGTGGCGGCCACGGCCTCGGCCAGGTCCTGCTGCGGCTGCGGCAGGCCGATGTCGCTGCGCGAGCGCGACTCGCCCGACATCTTCTGGCTCTCGCCGATGGCGAGCACCACCACGTCGGCATCGCGTGCGGCCGCCACCGCGGCCTCGATGCCGCCGGCCAGCGGCGATTCGACGTTCGAGCCGCGCGTGATCGTCACGGACGAATCGGGCCCCAATGCGGCGCGCAGCCCTTCGTCGATGCCCACCGGCGCCGACTGGCCCGGGAACAGGCTCCACGAGCCCATCAGGTCTTTCGTGCCTTCGGAGAACGGGCCGATCAGCGCGATCTTCGTGCCGGCCTTGGGCAGCGGCAGCAGCTTTCCCTCGTTCCTCAGCATGACGATGGAGCGGCGCGCATCCTCGCGGGCGAGCGCGATGAACTCGGGGTTCTCGGCGCGCTTGGCGGCGGGTGGTCCGTCTAGGCCGCGGAACGGGTCGTCGAAGAGGCCCAGCTTCTGCTTGACGTGCAGCACGCGGCGCACCGCTTCGTCGAGCCGCGCCATCGGCACTTCGCCGGAGCCCACGAGGTCCGGCAGGTAGCGCATGTAGAGCCCGCTCTGCATGCTCACGTCGGTGCCGGCCATGAAGGCCTGCTTGGCGGCCTCGCGGCTGTTGGCGGCGTAGCCGTGCTCGATGAGCTCCTCGTCGGCCGTGAAGTCGGAGACCACGAAGCCCTTGAACTTCCATTCGTCGCGCAGCACGCCGGTGAGCAGCGCGCGGTTGGCGGTCGAGGGGATGCCGCCGATCTCGTTGAAGGCGCTCATGACCGAGAGCGCGCCCGCGTCGATGGCCGCGCGGAACGGCGGCAGGTAGACCTCGCGCAGCGTGCGCTCGGAGATGTCGCTCGAGTTGTAGTCCAGCCCGCCCTCGGCCGCGCCGTAGGCCGCGAAGTGCTTGGGCGTGGCGAGCATCGAATCGGCGTTGGAGAGGTTGCTGCCCTGGAAGCCGCGCACGCGCGCCGCCGCGAACTGGCGCGCGAGGTACGGGTCTTCGCCCACGCCTTCGAGGCCGCGGCCCCAGCGCGCATCGCGCGCGATGTCGACCATCGGCGCAAAGGTCCAGCGGAAACCGTCGGCCGTGGCCTCGACCGCCGCCGCGCGCGTGGTGCGCTCGGCCAGCGCCGGCTCCCAGCTCGAAGCCTCGGCCAACGGCATCGGGAAGATCGTGCGAAAGCCGTGGATCACGTCGGCGCCGAAGATCAGCGGAATGCCCAGCCGCGATTCGCGCACCGCCACCTGCTGCAGCCGCAGCTTGCCTTCGAGGCCCGCGTTGTTGAAAAGGCCGGTCACACGCCCGGCGCGCACGTCGGCCGTCTCCTGCTGGCCGTTGCGCCAGGCGGTCTGCGGGTTGTTGGGAATGTTGATGTCGGCCGGACCGTAGAGGCTGAGCTGGCCGGCCTTCTCCTCGACCGTCATGCGCGAGATCAGCGATTCGATGCGCGCATCCGCCACCTCGGCGGGCGTGGGGTCACCCGGGGCGGAGGCGGCGAAGGCGGAGGGAAGGAAGCCGGAAGAGAGGGAGAGGAGGGCGGCGAGCGCCGCTTTTCGAACGTGCATGGCCTCCTATTCTGCAGACAACGCGTCCGGGCCCCGGCAAGCGGGTTTCCGTCGTGGCCGTAGGGCTATGTCTGACTCGGCCGCTTTACTCCGCCGTCGCGCCTGCTTCTTTCGCCACCTTGACCCACTTGGTGGTCTCCGTGCCGATGAAGGTCGCAAGCTCCGCGGGCTTCATGTTCCCGGCCGTCACGCCCTGTTCCTCGAAGCGCTTGACCACGTCGGGCTGCTGCACCGCGCGCGCGAGCTCGGTGTTCAGGCGCTGCACGATCTCGGGCGGCGTGCCGTGCGGGGCCATCAGCGCGAACCAGGTCGTCATGTCGTAGCCCTTGAGGCCCGCCTCGTCGAGCGTGGGCACGCCGGGGTAGGCGGGCGAGCGCGTCTTCGTGGTCACGGCCAGCGCATGCACCTTGCCCGCCTTGACGTGCGGCGAGGCCGAGGGACTGGTCTCGATGGCCATCTGGATCTGTCCGCCCATGAGGTCGGCCATCATCGGCGCGCCGCCCTTGTAGGGCACATGCACGATGTCGGTCTTCGTCATCGAGCGGAACAGCTCGCCCGAGATGTGCTCGGTGCTGCCGTTGCCGGCCGAGCCGAAGTTGACCTTGCCCGGGTTGGCCTTGATGTACGTCACGAGTTCGGCCACCGTCTTGGCGGGCACCTTTTCGTTGACGATCAGCACGTTGGGCGTGGAGGCCACGAGCGCGACCGGGTCGAAGTCGCGCTGGAAGTCGTAGGCGAGCTTCTTGTACAGGCCTGGCGCGATCGAATGCGCGATGGTGGCCAGGAACAGCGTGTAGCCGTCGGCCGGTGCCTTCGAGGCGATGGTCGCGCCCACGGTGCCGCCCGCGCCGCCGCGGTTGTCGATGATCACGGGCTGCTTGAGCGATTCCGAGAGTTTCTGGCCGATGGTGCGCGCGACGATGTCGGTGGTGCCGCCGGCCACGAAGGGCACGACGAGGGTGATGGGTTTCGTGGGCCAGTCGGCGGCGGATGCCATGCCGGCGGCGAGCAGCAGCGTGGCGATGGCGGTGCGGAGGAAGGTGTTTCGGTTCATGGTCGTGAGGTCTTGGTGTTGTTGTTTGAAAGGAGATGGCTTCAGGCCACGCGGTTCAGCAGCGGCTGGCCTTCGTTCCAGCGCTTCAGGTTGTCGAGGAAAAGCGCGGCGACGCGTGCTTCGTTGCCGTCCGAGTGGCCGGCGGTGTGGGGCGTGACGATCACGTTCGGCATGTCCCACAGCGGCGAATCGACCGGCAGGGGCTCGTGCGCTAACACGTCGAGGTAGGCGCCGGAGAGCGCGCCGCTGCGCAGCGCGTCGATCAACGCCGGCTCGTTGACAACTTCGCCGCGCGAGACGTTCACCAGCCTTGCGCCGGGTGGCAGCAGGGCGAGCGCGGCCGCATCGACAAGGCCGCGCGTGCGGTCGGTCAGCGGGCAGGCGAGCAGCAGCCAGTCGGCGCGCGGCAGCACGGTGTGGATGTCCTCGAAGCGCATGCTGTCGGCGCCCGCGCTGCTGCGCACGGCCACCACGCGCAGACCCAATGAGCCAAGCAGCGCGCCGAGGCCTTGCCCGATCGGGCCCCAGCCGACGATCACCGCCGTCTGGCCCGCCAGGTCGCGCGGCAGGCCGCTGCCCACGAGCGGCGCCCAGGTCTTCTCGCGCTGCGCCGCGAGCAGTCGAGGAAAGCAGCGCGCCAGCATCAGCACGCCGGCCAGCGCGGTCTGCACGACCACGCCCGCGTTGGCGCCCGACGAGGTCGTCACTTCGACGCCGCGTGCGCGCAACTCGCCGTACACGGGCCGGTCCGCACCCGACGAATGCGCATGCACCCAGCGCAGCGACGGCGCGTTGCGCAAGGCATCGTGGAAGCGCTGCGTCTCCGGCAGCACCTGGTGCTTGGTCGAGAGGCCGGTGACGTCGCGCGAGACGAAGGCGACGTCCGCATCGTCCCCCGCGTCCACCACCACATGCGACCGCCCACCGAGCGCTTCGGCAAGGCCCATGCCGGCCTGCCGCACGGCCTCGGGCGTCATCAGGATGCGCAGCGGCGAAGTCATTCCGCCGTGGCGCCGGATTCCCGCACGATCACTTTCCACTTGTCGTACTCCTGCCGCGTGAACTTGCCGAACTGCTCGGGCGTGCCGCCGACCGGGTCGGCGCCTTCGCGGATCATCTGCGCTTCCAGCGAAGGCAGCGCGTCGTTCACCGATTTGTTGAGCAGCGCGATCACCGGTGCCGGCGTGCCCTTGGGCGCGAAGAAGCCGAACCACGAGCCCGCCGAGAAACCGGCGAAGCCCTTCTCGGCCACCGTCGGCACATCGGGCAGCGAACGCGAGCGCTTCAGGCTGCTCACCGCGATGGCGCGCAGCTTGCCCGCGCGGATGTGCGGGATCACCGAGGGAATGGTCGCGAACATGAACTGGATGCGCCCCGCGAGCAGGTCGGTCAGCGCATTGGCGCCCTTGTAGGGCACGTGCAGCGTCTCGGCGCCGATGCGCTTGCTGAGCATGTAGCTCGACAGGTGCGACGAGGTGCCGATGCCCGTCGAGCCGTAGTTCAGCTTGTTGGGGTTGGCCTTGGCGTAGGCGATGAACTCCTCCATCGTCTTCGCGGGCACCTCGGGGTTCACGACCAGCACGTTGGGCACGTCGGCGATCTGCACCACCGGCACGAGGTCGGCGAGCGGGTCGTAGGTCATGTTCTTGTAGAGCGTCTGGTTCACGGCCATGGGGCCGACCGAATTGACGATGAGCGTGTAGCCGTCGGCCGGCGCGCGCACCACGAACGGTGCCGATGTTGCCGCCGCCGCCGGGCTTGTTGTCGATGACGAAGGGCTGGCCCAGCTTCTCGGACATCTGCTGCGTGACGGCGCGCGCGAGGATGTCGGTGGTGCCGCCCGCGGTGAAGGCGACGACCACGCGCACGGGTTTGCTGGGGTACGAGGATTGCGCGTCGGCATGCGGCGCAGCGCCGAGGCCCGCGGCCAGCAGCACGGCGGTGGCCGTGCCCATGAGCTTTTGCAGGAGAGGGGAGGAAAGCTTGTCTCGTTTCATTTTTCTGATCCTTAGGTTCTGTCGTCTCTGTCTCTACTTGGGCGGGGGAAAGTCGTACAGCGCCGCCGGGTTGTCGACCAGCACGCGCCTGCGCTGCGCCTCGTCGGGCAGCCAGCGGGCGAGCAGGTTCACGAGGGCGCCGTCGTCTGGCACCTGCTGCGCTTCGAAGTAGTTGATGTGCGGCCAGTCGGTGCCCCACACCACACGCCCGGCATTGGCCTGCAGCAGCGCGGCGGCGAAGGGGTCGATGTCGGCATAGGGCGGGCCCATGCCCGTGTTGCGGTCGGCGCCCGAGATCTTGGTCCAGGCCTTGCCTTCCGCGAGCAGGCGGCACAGCGTGCGAAAGCCCGGGTCGTCGATGCCGCGCGATGCCGCCATGCGGCCCATGTGGTCGATCACCAGCGGCACGCCGGCACGCAGCAGCCGCGGCGCCAGCTCGACGAGGTCGGGCGCGTGGATCCAGATCTGCGCGTGCCAGCCGCGCTCCGCCAGGCGCGGCGCCAGCGCTTCGAGCACCTCGATGCCCACGCCGTTGCGGTACACGGCATGGCCGTCGCGCTTGAAGAGGTTGAAGCGCACGCCGCGGATGCCCACCGCGTGCCAGCGGTCCAGTTCCGCATCGGTGGTGTCCGCCTGCGGCACGGCGATGCCGCGCAGGCGGTCGGGGTACTGCGACAACGCGGCGAGCACGGCGCCGTTGTCGGTGCCGCTCGCACTGCCGGTCACCAGCACGCCGCGCGAGAGGCCCAGCCTGTCGAGGTGCGCGATGAAGGCCGCGCCGGGATATTCGCCGGGCGTGTAGCTGCGGTCGTCCGCCAGCGGAAAGCGGTCATAGGGGCCGAAGACATGTGCGTGGCTGTCGCACGCGCCGGGCGGCAGCGCGAAAGACACGGGCGTGAATGCGTCGTGGGGAGGCAGGCAGGGGCGGGTCATGGTGCGTGCCTCCTCAATCGGTCTTGAGCTTGCCGCTCTTGGCGAGCACCCGCGCGCTGGCATCTTCCTTCTTCAGCATCGCAAGCCATTCGTCGGGCGACGAGGCCTTGCCGGGGCTACCGACGGAGACGAGATGGCGCTTGACGTTCTCGTCGGCCAGCGCCTTGCGCAGCGCGGCGTTGATCGTGGTGATCACGTCCGGCGGCGTGCCGGCCGGTGCGAGCAGGCCGGTCGCGGTGGTCGCGTCGAAATCCTTCAGGCCGGCTTCGCGCAGCGTGGGCACGTTGGGCAATGCGGGGTCGCGGTCCTTCGACATCACGGCGACTGCGCGCAACATGCCCGACTGGATGTGCGCGGCGGAGCTCGTGAGCTGGTCCACCACGAGATCGATCTGCCCGCCCAGCAGGTCGGTGAGCGCCGGGGCCGAGCCCTTGTACGGCACGGTGTTCAGGGTCAGCTTGCCGGCCTGTTCGAGCTGCAGCAGCGCGACGTGGTTGGTGGTGCCCGGGCCCGCGTGGCCGGCCGTGACCTGGCCCGGCTTGCTGCGCGCGGCCGAGAGCACGGCGTCGATGTCCTTGTACGGGCCTTGCCCGCGCACCGCGATCACCAGCGGCGTGGTGGCGGCGAGGCCGATGGGAGCGAAGTTGTCGAGCGCGTAGGTCGTCTTCGTCATCAGCGGCAGCACGACGAGCGCGTTCGGCGTGCTCACCAGCAGCGTGTAGCCGTCGGGCTGCGCGCGCGCCACGTACGACGCACCGATGGCGCCGCCGGCCCCGGCCCGGTTGTCCACGATCACCGACTGGCCAAGGATCTGCCCCAGCGCCGGCGCCAGCGTGCGCGCGACGACATCGAGGTTGCCGCCGGGCGCGAACGGCACGACCAGCGTGACCGGCTTCTGCGGGAATTTCTGTGCGAGCGCGGGCAGCGCGAAGGCGGCTGCAAGCGCCGCCAGCACGGCGGGGAGGAATCTTCTCTTCATGGGGCGTTGTCTCTGTGTTTCTTCGATGCGTGTGTCGGCGTCAGTCGCGGAAGCTCGGGTCCATGCGGTCGAGTTTGCGCAGCAGCGCGGGCCATTCCATGAGCCCGTAGGGGCGACGGGTGCCGGGCTGGTAGTTGTTCCAGGTCTCTTCGAGCACGCTCTGCGGCACGGCCTTCAGCGGCGTGTTGCACGACATCGCGCCGATCTGCGCGCGGCAGGCCAGCTCGAGCCGGTGCATCCAGTTGAAGGCCTCGCCCACGCTGCGGCCCACCACGAGCGCGCCGTGGTTGCGGAAGATCACGGCCTCGCTCTGGCCGAGGTCGGCGAGCAGCGAGGCCTGCTCTTCGGTGTTGAGCACCACGCCCTGGTACTCGTGATAGCCGATCTTCAGGAAACGCATCGCGGTCTGCGTGAGCGGCAGCAGCCCGCATTCGAGCGAGGACACGGCCATCGACGCCCAGCTGTGCGTGTGGATCACGCAGGCCACGTCGGGCCGCGCGGCATGCACCGCGCTGTGGATCACGTAGCCGGCCTTGTTGATGCCGTAGTTGAGCTCGCCGAAGTCGGGCGACGAGAGGATGCGGCCGTCGGCGTCGACCTTGATGAGGCTCGACGCGGTGATCTCCTCGTACATCATCCCGTAGGGATTGATGAGGAATGCGCCGTGCTCGCCCGGCACGTGCGAGGAGATGTGGTTGGCCATCATGTCCGACATGCCGTACAGGTCGACCAGCCGGTAGCAGGCTGCGAGGTCGATGCGGGCCTGCCATTCGGCAGCGGAGCACTTGTCCTTCATGGACGGGATCTGGAGCACGCCAGGGTTCGTCATCGTGGGGGTCCTTTCAATATCGGGTGGGTTCAATCGGCGCCCAGCTGCAGGCGGCTGGGCAGGCGTTTCTCGATCGCGAACTTCAAGAGCGCCGCCGAGCGGAAGATGCCGTGCGCGAACTTGCCGTAGGGCAGCGTGAGGAAGAGCGCCATCACCACGCCCAGGTGCACCGCGAGCAGCAGCGCCATGAAGGTCGTGTCGCGCCATGCGAGGAGCGCGAGGCCGGTGACGCTCGTGAGCAGCAGCAGCGCGATGAAGCCGCGGTCCATCGGCCGCTGCGCCACGTCGCCGTGCGCGGCATTGCGCCGCAGGTTCAGCCACAGGAGGCCGATGGGGCCGACCACGAGGCCGATGCCGCCCGCGGTGCCCAGCAGCACCGGCAGGCTCGTGAGCGCATAGGGCGCATGCAGGTCGAACAGGTAGTGGTAGAGCGTCGCCACGCAGGTGGAGGCGAAGCACAGCATGAAGCCGTAGAAGGTGAAGTGATGGAAGCGCCGGCGCCAGAGGGTGAAGCGGTCGTCCTCGTTGTTGCAGCCCTCGCCGTGACCGCCGCCGAGGTACTTCAGGCGCAGCGCGTCGTGTGCGGCTTCTGCGCTCGCGGGGCCGCGCACGCCGGGCATCGACGGCGCATTGCCCGGGTCGTTCGCGGGCGACACCTCGCGCCAGAAGCGTCGCACGCCCATGGCCAGCGCGAATATCACGAAGAGGAACACCGCGCCGAACACCAGCGCGAGGAAGTTGTGCGGAAAGATCGCGTAGAAGTTTCCGGCGAGCGGTTCGTGCAGCAGCGAACCCGACATCGCCACAGCCAGCACCAGGAACAGCGCCAGCCCGCCCGCGAGGGCAAGCGCAACGGTGAGGCCAGCCTTCTTGTAGAGCGCGCCCATCGCGGGCGGCCAGGCGTAGTCGTGGTAGGTCTGCATGCGCACCTGCGCCATCGCCTGCGGCACGTTGACCGCGAACTCGTGCGGCGGCGCGTACTGGCAGGCATGCAGGCACGAGCCGCAGTTGTGGCAAAGGTTGGCGAGGTAGTGCGTGTCGGCCTTGCCGAATTCGAGCCGGCGCGTCATCGCGGGGAACACCGCGCAAAAACCCTCGCAGTAGCGGCAGGCGTTGCAGATCTGCAGGATGCGCGCGACCTCGCCTTCGCTGGCGGTCAACGGAAGGGCGGGCTGGATCGGGATCACGCGCTGCGAAGGCGGGGCGCTGCCGATGCCGTCAGCATCCGCACGGGCGCGTGCGACGAGATCAGTGAGCTGCTGCAAGGGCGG
This region of Variovorax sp. RKNM96 genomic DNA includes:
- a CDS encoding tripartite tricarboxylate transporter substrate binding protein; amino-acid sequence: MKRRFLPAVLAALAAAFALPALAQKFPQKPVTLVVPFAPGGNLDVVARTLAPALGQILGQSVIVDNRAGAGGAIGASYVARAQPDGYTLLVSTPNALVVLPLMTKTTYALDNFAPIGLAATTPLVIAVRGQGPYKDIDAVLSAARSKPGQVTAGHAGPGTTNHVALLQLEQAGKLTLNTVPYKGSAPALTDLLGGQIDLVVDQLTSSAAHIQSGMLRAVAVMSKDRDPALPNVPTLREAGLKDFDATTATGLLAPAGTPPDVITTINAALRKALADENVKRHLVSVGSPGKASSPDEWLAMLKKEDASARVLAKSGKLKTD
- a CDS encoding class II aldolase/adducin family protein: MTNPGVLQIPSMKDKCSAAEWQARIDLAACYRLVDLYGMSDMMANHISSHVPGEHGAFLINPYGMMYEEITASSLIKVDADGRILSSPDFGELNYGINKAGYVIHSAVHAARPDVACVIHTHSWASMAVSSLECGLLPLTQTAMRFLKIGYHEYQGVVLNTEEQASLLADLGQSEAVIFRNHGALVVGRSVGEAFNWMHRLELACRAQIGAMSCNTPLKAVPQSVLEETWNNYQPGTRRPYGLMEWPALLRKLDRMDPSFRD
- the tcuB gene encoding tricarballylate utilization 4Fe-4S protein TcuB — translated: MQQLTDLVARARADADGIGSAPPSQRVIPIQPALPLTASEGEVARILQICNACRYCEGFCAVFPAMTRRLEFGKADTHYLANLCHNCGSCLHACQYAPPHEFAVNVPQAMAQVRMQTYHDYAWPPAMGALYKKAGLTVALALAGGLALFLVLAVAMSGSLLHEPLAGNFYAIFPHNFLALVFGAVFLFVIFALAMGVRRFWREVSPANDPGNAPSMPGVRGPASAEAAHDALRLKYLGGGHGEGCNNEDDRFTLWRRRFHHFTFYGFMLCFASTCVATLYHYLFDLHAPYALTSLPVLLGTAGGIGLVVGPIGLLWLNLRRNAAHGDVAQRPMDRGFIALLLLTSVTGLALLAWRDTTFMALLLAVHLGVVMALFLTLPYGKFAHGIFRSAALLKFAIEKRLPSRLQLGAD